A stretch of Synechococcus sp. MIT S9220 DNA encodes these proteins:
- a CDS encoding DUF3493 domain-containing protein, translating into MRERLLRESRTPWRGLRRLLWIALFASGGLGLFVMSFSISAGTSDVGTDLAIQVGAVVLFGGLLWFDRDRGDG; encoded by the coding sequence ATGCGGGAACGGCTGCTGCGTGAATCACGCACCCCCTGGCGTGGGCTGCGACGGTTGCTCTGGATCGCCTTGTTCGCTTCCGGAGGTCTCGGCCTCTTCGTGATGAGCTTCAGCATCAGTGCTGGCACCAGTGATGTCGGGACTGACCTGGCCATTCAGGTCGGGGCTGTGGTCCTCTTCGGGGGATTGCTCTGGTTCGATCGCGATCGGGGCGACGGCTGA
- a CDS encoding DUF389 domain-containing protein, giving the protein MSANNQTALTIDEFMESGSLSSRKISQLRRSHMRDATLDEVFIVLSIGASLISTLGLLANSSAVVIGGMVVAPWIMPLRAAAFAILLGEVRLLGRSLRTLLVGVLSTTLLSFLLGSVTGLPQFGTEVLARTSPNLLDLGIALVAGGLATYAKLRSDAVSSLAGTAIAVALVPPVCVMGLLLSHQSWSDARGAGLLFATNLLGILTGGLVLMAWKDPEFRHELIRSRLSVASFTLTGLLLIPLGGSFIGLLTQANRENRQSMVEQTVRKFLVNETLTFSDSELVDVEHVDIDWKTTKTGKNKEEGIIRIIVRVTDPDLPSYKQVTLVQEEINKLLQSNYQLVVQRTAVDVVGPKKVIPAAQEFEQPEIERPSPIKQAETGQPENNPLSQHSGNAFDAP; this is encoded by the coding sequence GTGAGCGCCAACAATCAGACTGCGCTCACCATTGACGAGTTCATGGAGTCGGGCAGCTTGTCCAGCCGCAAAATCAGTCAACTACGTCGCAGTCACATGCGCGATGCCACCTTGGATGAGGTGTTCATTGTGCTCAGTATTGGAGCAAGCCTGATCTCGACCCTGGGCCTGCTTGCTAACAGCTCTGCAGTGGTCATCGGCGGCATGGTGGTGGCGCCATGGATCATGCCTCTCAGGGCGGCAGCCTTCGCCATCCTGCTGGGGGAAGTAAGGCTGCTGGGTCGATCTCTGCGCACTCTGCTGGTGGGGGTTTTGAGCACCACGCTGCTCTCCTTTCTGCTCGGTTCAGTCACTGGCTTGCCACAGTTCGGCACTGAGGTTCTGGCCAGGACCTCGCCCAATTTGCTTGATCTGGGAATCGCACTCGTGGCAGGAGGTCTAGCGACCTATGCGAAGTTGCGAAGCGATGCCGTGAGTTCGCTGGCGGGAACGGCAATCGCCGTGGCTCTAGTGCCTCCTGTCTGCGTGATGGGACTGTTGCTGTCTCACCAGAGCTGGAGTGATGCCCGCGGAGCTGGATTGCTTTTCGCCACCAATCTTCTGGGAATTCTCACGGGCGGGTTGGTCCTGATGGCCTGGAAAGACCCCGAATTCCGCCATGAACTGATCCGAAGTCGACTCAGTGTGGCCAGCTTCACACTCACAGGCCTGTTGCTGATTCCACTGGGAGGCAGCTTCATCGGATTACTGACTCAAGCCAATCGAGAAAATAGGCAATCCATGGTGGAACAAACGGTTCGTAAATTTCTTGTCAATGAAACTCTGACCTTCAGCGATTCGGAATTAGTTGATGTGGAGCATGTTGACATTGACTGGAAAACAACCAAAACAGGTAAGAATAAAGAAGAAGGAATTATTCGGATCATTGTTCGTGTGACGGATCCCGACCTTCCGAGCTACAAACAGGTCACCTTGGTACAAGAGGAGATCAACAAACTCTTACAGAGTAATTACCAGCTTGTCGTCCAACGCACCGCTGTTGATGTGGTTGGGCCGAAAAAAGTGATTCCTGCTGCTCAGGAATTCGAGCAGCCTGAGATCGAACGACCCTCACCAATCAAACAGGCTGAGACTGGCCAGCCCGAAAACAATCCGCTGTCACAACATTCCGGCAATGCGTTCGATGCCCCATGA
- a CDS encoding metallophosphoesterase has product MNPTGRRTFLRLIAGAALSGGILDGLSRKTGSQQLGSVSTQTLGGLKLGLISDLNGSYGSTSYSRAVERGVALLLRQQPDLVLCAGDMVAGQKRSLTNSQLKEMWAGLEQTVRAPLQQAGIPLLPAIGNHDGSSQQDQGGWIYGRERQQAGLFWHGNRGDLQSGFIQSERFPFQYVWRRPGLFLVVIDASSANVDFSQRRWIEAALISTHRQPDDLCLVMGHLPLTAFSEGRARSGECIANPQELAGLMRRGRVDLVISGHHHAWYPSESLGLRLLSLGAMGSGPRRIIGSSVTSPPSLTLLEWSRPSKLIRETTIDLNTMQPMDSDGLPAQVSVSGFPVARRRSLLWQSGSLND; this is encoded by the coding sequence ATGAACCCGACCGGACGCCGAACTTTTCTAAGGCTGATCGCTGGCGCAGCTCTTTCAGGCGGCATCCTGGATGGCCTGTCGCGAAAGACCGGATCACAACAGCTGGGCTCAGTCTCCACTCAGACCCTTGGCGGGTTGAAACTGGGCTTGATCAGCGACCTCAACGGTTCCTACGGAAGCACGAGTTACAGCAGGGCCGTTGAGCGTGGAGTGGCGTTGCTGTTGCGGCAACAACCCGACCTCGTGCTTTGTGCTGGAGACATGGTGGCTGGCCAAAAAAGATCGCTAACCAACAGCCAGCTCAAGGAGATGTGGGCTGGTCTTGAACAAACGGTTCGAGCACCGCTTCAACAAGCAGGGATTCCTTTGCTCCCCGCCATTGGCAATCACGATGGATCGAGTCAACAAGATCAAGGAGGCTGGATCTACGGGCGTGAGCGCCAGCAGGCTGGTCTGTTCTGGCACGGGAATCGCGGAGATCTGCAATCCGGGTTCATTCAAAGCGAGCGATTTCCCTTTCAGTACGTATGGAGACGTCCTGGACTGTTTTTGGTCGTAATCGATGCCTCTTCAGCCAACGTTGATTTTTCACAACGACGATGGATCGAGGCAGCATTGATCTCCACCCATCGCCAACCTGACGATCTCTGCCTGGTGATGGGCCATCTGCCGCTCACTGCCTTCAGCGAAGGACGGGCGCGCTCTGGAGAATGCATCGCCAATCCTCAGGAGCTAGCCGGTTTGATGCGAAGGGGAAGGGTTGATCTGGTGATCTCGGGTCACCACCACGCCTGGTACCCCTCTGAATCACTGGGTTTACGGCTGCTAAGCCTGGGAGCAATGGGCAGCGGACCACGCCGGATCATAGGCAGCAGTGTGACTTCACCACCATCTCTGACGCTTCTTGAGTGGTCTCGACCCTCGAAGCTGATTCGGGAAACGACCATTGATCTCAACACCATGCAGCCCATGGACAGTGATGGTCTCCCTGCCCAGGTGAGTGTTTCTGGTTTTCCCGTGGCTCGCCGCAGAAGCCTGCTATGGCAAAGCGGATCACTGAATGACTGA
- the psbA gene encoding photosystem II q(b) protein, whose translation MTTTIQQRSGANGWQQFCEWVTSTNNRLYVGWFGVLMIPTLLAATTCFIVAFIAAPPVDIDGIREPVAGSLIYGNNIISGAVVPSSNAIGLHFYPIWEAASLDEWLYNGGPYQLVVFHFLIGIFCYMGREWELSYRLGMRPWICVAYSAPVAAASAVFLVYPFGQGSFSDGMPLGISGTFNFMLVFQAEHNILMHPFHMLGVAGVFGGSLFSAMHGSLVTSSLVRETTESESQNYGYKFGQEEETYNIVAAHGYFGRLIFQYASFNNSRSLHFFLAAWPVVGIWFTALGVSTMAFNLNGFNFNQSILDGQGRVLNTWADVLNRANLGMEVMHERNAHNFPLDLAAAESTPVALQAPAIG comes from the coding sequence ATGACCACCACCATTCAGCAGCGCTCCGGCGCTAATGGCTGGCAGCAGTTCTGCGAGTGGGTCACCTCCACCAACAACCGCCTCTATGTGGGCTGGTTCGGTGTGCTGATGATCCCCACCCTGCTGGCTGCCACCACCTGTTTCATCGTTGCGTTCATCGCAGCACCCCCCGTCGACATCGACGGCATCCGTGAGCCCGTTGCTGGCTCCCTGATCTATGGCAACAACATCATCTCTGGTGCTGTTGTTCCCTCCTCGAATGCCATCGGCCTTCACTTCTATCCCATCTGGGAAGCTGCTTCTCTCGACGAGTGGCTGTACAACGGCGGTCCTTACCAGCTGGTTGTCTTTCACTTCCTGATCGGCATCTTCTGCTACATGGGTCGCGAGTGGGAACTCTCCTACCGCCTCGGCATGCGCCCCTGGATCTGCGTTGCTTACAGCGCACCTGTGGCTGCTGCCTCCGCCGTGTTCCTGGTTTACCCCTTCGGTCAGGGTTCCTTCTCTGACGGCATGCCCCTGGGCATCTCCGGCACCTTCAACTTCATGTTGGTGTTCCAGGCCGAGCACAACATCCTGATGCACCCCTTCCACATGCTTGGTGTGGCTGGCGTCTTCGGTGGTTCACTGTTCTCCGCCATGCACGGTTCACTGGTGACCTCCTCCTTGGTTCGTGAAACAACCGAGAGCGAGTCCCAGAACTACGGCTACAAGTTCGGCCAAGAGGAAGAGACCTACAACATCGTGGCTGCCCACGGTTACTTCGGTCGCCTGATCTTCCAATACGCGTCGTTCAACAACAGCCGTAGCCTGCACTTCTTCCTGGCTGCCTGGCCCGTTGTCGGCATCTGGTTCACCGCCCTTGGCGTGTCAACCATGGCCTTCAACCTGAACGGTTTCAACTTCAACCAGTCCATCCTTGATGGTCAGGGCCGCGTCCTGAACACCTGGGCTGATGTGCTGAACCGCGCCAACCTCGGCATGGAAGTCATGCACGAGCGCAACGCTCACAACTTCCCCCTCGACCTGGCTGCTGCTGAGTCCACTCCTGTGGCTCTGCAAGCTCCCGCCATCGGTTGA